Part of the Methanobacterium petrolearium genome is shown below.
ATTACGAGCAATGATATCTGTAGGTCCTTTCAGCAGCACGGTGGTTTCAGATTCAACGGAAACATCCTTAATAACTTCTATCCTGCCTTTAAGATCTTTAGGAGCATCTCTACCTGAAAATTCTTTGAATTCCCCCTCATGAGGAGTGATAACAGTTTCATGATTTCTTCGTGGTAGTACCCAGGGTGAAATGAGTTTAAGGGCATCAGCATCTATCACCAGGGGTTTTTCGATTTCCACCACCAGATCATTGACTGCCAGAGAAGTTTCCTCTTCTCTACCTATCCCACACCCTAAAACTACTGTATCGAAATTTTTTGATAATTTTATCAGTTCTTCCGTGTCCTTAGGATTCAGGAAATCCTCTGATAATGGATGTACAATCAGATCTGGAGAGTAAGATCGGATAATCTGTGATAATTCACGCGGACATGCCACCACAACTATATCAGCACCAGCAGCCAATGAGGAAAGTGCAGCCAGTGCTGGTGCTCCCGAATAATCCTTACTACCCCCAATTATTAAAATTTTACCATTTTGGCCTTTATGAGATCTGTAATCCCTATTTTGTAGTCTTAAAAGATCTCCAGGACCAGTGAACAATTCTGCTTCCCTTGGTATTCCAATATCACAGGCCTCTATACTGCCCACGTACTCCACACTGGCGATATTTAGACCCACTTTCACTTTATGGAAGGTTACCGTAACATCAGCTTGCACAGCTTTATCTGTAACCATCCCGGAACCAGGATCCACACCAGTTGGCACATCAACTGCTACTTTAAACGCTTCAGATCGGTTTATAATATCCACTGCTGTAGATATAGGTTCTCTAAGCTCACCCCTTACACCTGTACCCAACAACGCGTCGATTAAAACCTCCGCATCTGTTTCTGAAAGATAAGAAGAATCTCGAACTATTTCCACTTTCAGGGGAGTGGTTCCTTTACTGATCTTCTCCAGAACTTCCCAGTTAAGTTTAGTTTCTTTTGATTTGATGGATGAAGGATCAGATAAAAGAAATACTTCCACTTCAAAACCATTATTTAGAAGGTATCTAGCTGCTACAAATCCATCACCCCCGTTTCCACCATTGCCAGCATAAATGGCAACTTTACAAGGGTTTCTATTTTGGATGATTCTATGAGCCAAGCATCTTCCGGCATTTTCCATTAAAGAAGTTCGAGGAATGCCCATGGCCTCGGCATTGGCATCAGCAACCATCATATCCTTAGGAGTCATGATATCACTACTTATAATTATAAGAAAGATGATATTTAACCATGCCCCTCCAATGTTTTCCCAAATTTGGAGAGGAAATGAATTACAAAAAACAGGTTAATCATTTAAGCACTGCAAATAATGGTGTATAAGGTGATGATTTGCAAAGTCCTAAAAATTCCATGCCAATTACTCCCTCACTTACTTTTTCCGTTGTTAAATATCCTATAATAGCCGTAGTGGGATTGTTGACTTATGGAATAATTGGATCATTCTTAATCATGCACCTTGATGTTATTAACTCCATCTATTTTACCGTTATCACCACGGCTACCGTGGGTTATGGTGATATTAGCCCTCAAAGCCCATTACAAAAATTTTTTGTGGTTACCCTGGTACTTGGGGGGGCTAGTTTGATTGCTTATGCTTTTACTTTAATTATTATGGTGGTTTCCATGACTGTAGAAGATATTACTTCAGGAGCAAGGCACAGGAGAATGATAAAAGCCGCCAAGAACCATTTTGTCCTGTGCGGCTATGGAAGAGTAGGTAGCGCCGTTCATAAAGAGCTTTTAAAAAGAAATCAGAAGGTCCTTATAATTGAAAAAGAGCCATCAATCGTTGAAAAAGAGCTCTGGGATGATCCAGATGTGCTGGCCATCCCCGGTGATGCCACTGACGAAAGTGTGATGTGGGAGGCGGGTATTGAACATGCTAGGGGAGTCATTATCACCACCGGTGATGATGTGGACAACCTTTTTATCACCTTAACTGCCCGAGAAATACAACCCGAAATATGGATAGTGACCAGAGCCAGTAAAAAAGTAAATATCAAGAGGTTGTATCGTTCAGGGGCAAACAAAGTCATATCCCCTGAAAGTAGTGGTGCAGAAGACATCTACTTTGCAGCCATCCAGCCCACCATCATGAAGATCACCGAGATGCATGACGTGGCTGACATCCGCAAAGAGTCTGAAATAATCTTAAAACATGATTGTACTCTTGAAAATATCGAATACCATCTTCCTGAATTCAAAGAACCTCTGGCCAGGAAAATTGGAGTAACCCAACTAGATCAACTGGATCACTTTCTGGAAAGTCTGGATAAAGATCCAAAACGAAAAGAATCCTTAAAAAGGATTTATGAATCAGTGAGTGGTATCCACTCCCACTGGATTTCAGGACCAGACAAGGAAAACCTGGAAAAAGTAGCAGAAGAACTCAAAAAAGAAGGATTCCTTCTGGGAATTAATCTCACTGAGAAAGAGATCAAAGAAGCCGCCCGTAAGTATGGTCGGCTGGTGGAAGTAGTAATCAGACCAGAGATCAAAATCACCGAAACCCACGATGTAAGGGACATCCGAGAAGAGGCTGAAATCATTTTGAAGTATGGTTGCACCCTGGAAGACATCGAATACTATCTCCCAGGATTTCATGAACCTCTTAAAAGAAATGTAGGCCTTTCCGAGGCTAGTAAGATGGAAAACTTCCTTAAACATCTGCAAGAAGATTCGGCTCGGATGGATGCTTTGGAAAGACTTTACACCCTCTCTGGTGGGGGTATACACTCCCATCGCATAACGGGTCCTGACACTAAAAGCCTAGGCCGGGTGGAAAAAGAGCTTAAAAAAAGAGGATTCCTGTTGGGGGTTAACCTCAGTCAAGATGAGATTTTCAAGAAGATCAAAGAATATGGAAGGGTCAGTGAGATGTTACTTAGACATGAACCTGGTTTAACTGATGACAAGAACATTATCATTAGCCATGGTGGGAGAATACTGGATTCAAAACATTATCTTCCAGGTTTAGAGCAAGTTGTAACCAGAAAACTTTATTTAAAGAATTTTAACGATCTTAAAAGGTGTGAAAAAGAATATAAGAGGCCTGATGCCAAAAGATCCCTGGACACCTTATCTCACATCTCTCGTAATATTCACTCCCATACTGTTTCAGCTGCCAATGTAAAAACCATTAATAAAATAATTAATGCATTAAACAAATCTGGACAGCTTTTAGGGGTTGATCTACCTGAAAAAGAGATTTGGAAAATTGTGGAAAGTGCAGAACCTGCTGGTTTCTGTGTAGAATAACAAAGATGATCAATAGAGTAAAAATAGGAATTAAGACCAAAAATAAGAAAATTTAAAGGGAAAAATAATCTAATCCCTTCAAAACTAATAGTTTTTTATGTTAACAGATTATCTAGAACAGATCCTGCAGGTTTAGTTTGTAAGCACCCAGGTTTCCACCGAAGTTTCCGGCACTGATTTTTATAACACCCGGTACCTGTACTGCTGCTTCTATACCTGCTTTCATGGCTGCTTTTACTGCTTCTTCACTCACACCATCGATAACGATCTCGTAAACACCATCCACTTGTTCTGGTATCTGGCATCCTTCCACATCATCTTTAAGGGTCACACACATCTTTTCGTTGGTGGAAGCACCCAAGAATTTGTATTTATGAGAACCCACCTTGGAACCGGAAGCAACTATTCCTCCAGGGAAGGGGGTGATGGTTCCAGGCACAGATTCAATGGCATTTACAGTAACTTCAGCTGCTAAAAGGCCTGATGCTGGGTTTTCTGCCATTATGAATAGGTTTCCTCCTGCCACTCCAGATTTAATTCCCAGTTCTTC
Proteins encoded:
- a CDS encoding 3H domain-containing protein, whose protein sequence is MQSPKNSMPITPSLTFSVVKYPIIAVVGLLTYGIIGSFLIMHLDVINSIYFTVITTATVGYGDISPQSPLQKFFVVTLVLGGASLIAYAFTLIIMVVSMTVEDITSGARHRRMIKAAKNHFVLCGYGRVGSAVHKELLKRNQKVLIIEKEPSIVEKELWDDPDVLAIPGDATDESVMWEAGIEHARGVIITTGDDVDNLFITLTAREIQPEIWIVTRASKKVNIKRLYRSGANKVISPESSGAEDIYFAAIQPTIMKITEMHDVADIRKESEIILKHDCTLENIEYHLPEFKEPLARKIGVTQLDQLDHFLESLDKDPKRKESLKRIYESVSGIHSHWISGPDKENLEKVAEELKKEGFLLGINLTEKEIKEAARKYGRLVEVVIRPEIKITETHDVRDIREEAEIILKYGCTLEDIEYYLPGFHEPLKRNVGLSEASKMENFLKHLQEDSARMDALERLYTLSGGGIHSHRITGPDTKSLGRVEKELKKRGFLLGVNLSQDEIFKKIKEYGRVSEMLLRHEPGLTDDKNIIISHGGRILDSKHYLPGLEQVVTRKLYLKNFNDLKRCEKEYKRPDAKRSLDTLSHISRNIHSHTVSAANVKTINKIINALNKSGQLLGVDLPEKEIWKIVESAEPAGFCVE
- a CDS encoding NAD(P)H-hydrate dehydratase gives rise to the protein MTPKDMMVADANAEAMGIPRTSLMENAGRCLAHRIIQNRNPCKVAIYAGNGGNGGDGFVAARYLLNNGFEVEVFLLSDPSSIKSKETKLNWEVLEKISKGTTPLKVEIVRDSSYLSETDAEVLIDALLGTGVRGELREPISTAVDIINRSEAFKVAVDVPTGVDPGSGMVTDKAVQADVTVTFHKVKVGLNIASVEYVGSIEACDIGIPREAELFTGPGDLLRLQNRDYRSHKGQNGKILIIGGSKDYSGAPALAALSSLAAGADIVVVACPRELSQIIRSYSPDLIVHPLSEDFLNPKDTEELIKLSKNFDTVVLGCGIGREEETSLAVNDLVVEIEKPLVIDADALKLISPWVLPRRNHETVITPHEGEFKEFSGRDAPKDLKGRIEVIKDVSVESETTVLLKGPTDIIARNDNLKLNSTGNPGMTVGGTGDCLAGLTGALLAQGHDGFEAAFLGAYINGKAGDVAAEKYGYNFRATDLIQFVPEIFFEK